The following coding sequences are from one Hymenobacter sp. PAMC 26628 window:
- a CDS encoding class I SAM-dependent DNA methyltransferase, which produces MTYSNFETRWLRSGGAEHANYGLFLQDLCDLLDVPRPDPTTDDPTQDAYVFERGVTFDDGAGKRSTGRIDLYKRGCFVLETKQGTDTPDQQAKATKAELGQAEGKRRKGHAVRGTAKWGQMVEAAREQALRYVRALPASEPRPPFVVVVDVGFSIDLYSNFAGVGDSYVPFPDSGKFRVLLPALADPEVRARLKLLFTDPQQLDPSRLAAQVTRRLAGHLAGLSSQLEKAGHAPDVVAQFLMRCLFTMFAEDVELIPKKSFSKLLAEYADTAEARAYLPEALANLWATMDKGGFSPALRTKVRHFNGKLFHDATALPLNTDQVALLQQAAAADWTLVEPAIFGTLLERALDPAERHSLGAHYTPRRYVERLVLPAVIEPLRQEWAAAQAASTQLLEEGKGKKAVDEARAELLRFLHRLTSVRILDPACGSGNFLYVTLEHLKRLEGEVLTALGQLGQSGRLELGDGTTVGPRQLLGLELNPRAAAIADVVLRIGYLQWHLRTYGLTQLREPLLDDYQNIQQQDAVLSYDGPDFANARPAVWPEADFIVGNPPFVGASRMRDALGDAYTLALRKTYAGKVTESADLVMFWWQRAAAEVQAGRTERFGFITTNSLRQTFNRRVMQPFLDGEQPALALTFAIPDHPWVDSADGAAVRVAFTVAQSSVRASTTGQLLQVLTEKAVDGDDAAEVTFGSEEGRIQPDLTIGADLDSVTTLQANDGLANRGVSLFGAGFIVTPAQATRIGLGSVQGLEKHIVHYRHGRDLTDKPRGVLVVDMFGLTDAQVLSQYPAVYQHLWEKVKPERDLNNRPSRRDNWWLFGETNPKLRKMLAALPRYVATVETAKHRFFQFLDASILPDNMLVAIALDDAFYLGVLSSRAHVVWALAAGGTLEDRPRYNKTRCFDPFPFPAATEAQQARIRELAETLDAHRKRQQARHPSLTLTDLYNVVEKLRAGQPLTAKEQITHEHGLAAVVLSLHQQLDAAVAEAYGWPADLPETDILTHLVQLNHARQQEEAAGTIRYLRPAYQAPDEQQATLTLPAAAATPTVAAETGPQPWPAGLAQQMQAVRGLVQQAAQPLSSAQVAARFRGSSAKKVQPLLDTLALMALVRFVEEENKYAA; this is translated from the coding sequence TGTTTGAGCGCGGTGTGACGTTCGACGACGGGGCCGGCAAGCGCAGCACCGGCCGCATCGACCTCTACAAGCGCGGCTGCTTCGTGCTCGAAACCAAGCAGGGTACCGACACGCCCGACCAACAGGCCAAAGCCACCAAGGCCGAACTGGGCCAGGCCGAAGGTAAGCGTCGCAAAGGCCACGCCGTGCGCGGCACCGCCAAATGGGGCCAGATGGTGGAAGCCGCCCGCGAGCAGGCCCTGCGCTACGTGCGCGCCCTGCCCGCCAGCGAGCCGCGGCCACCGTTCGTGGTAGTAGTCGACGTGGGCTTTTCGATTGACCTGTACAGCAACTTTGCCGGCGTGGGCGACAGTTACGTGCCGTTCCCAGACTCGGGTAAGTTCCGGGTGCTGCTGCCGGCCCTGGCTGACCCTGAGGTGCGGGCGCGGCTCAAGCTGCTCTTCACCGACCCGCAGCAGCTCGACCCGTCCCGGCTGGCGGCCCAGGTCACGCGCCGGCTGGCGGGGCACCTGGCCGGCCTCAGCAGCCAGCTCGAAAAGGCGGGCCATGCCCCCGACGTGGTGGCGCAGTTCCTGATGCGCTGCCTCTTCACCATGTTTGCCGAAGATGTAGAGCTAATACCCAAGAAGTCCTTTTCCAAGCTGCTGGCCGAGTATGCTGATACGGCCGAGGCCCGCGCCTACCTGCCCGAAGCCCTGGCCAACCTGTGGGCTACCATGGACAAGGGCGGCTTCTCGCCAGCGCTGCGCACCAAAGTGCGCCACTTCAACGGCAAGCTCTTTCACGACGCCACCGCCCTGCCGCTGAACACTGACCAGGTGGCCCTACTCCAGCAGGCCGCCGCGGCCGACTGGACGCTGGTAGAGCCCGCTATTTTCGGCACCCTGCTCGAACGTGCCCTCGACCCGGCCGAGCGCCACAGCTTGGGCGCGCACTATACCCCACGCCGCTACGTGGAGCGCTTGGTGCTACCCGCCGTGATTGAGCCGCTGCGCCAAGAGTGGGCCGCCGCCCAGGCCGCCAGCACCCAGCTCCTCGAAGAGGGCAAGGGCAAAAAAGCCGTGGACGAAGCCCGCGCCGAGCTGCTGCGTTTCCTGCACCGGCTCACGTCGGTGCGAATTCTGGACCCGGCCTGCGGCTCAGGCAACTTCCTCTACGTGACGCTGGAGCACCTTAAGCGCCTCGAAGGCGAAGTGCTGACGGCCCTAGGCCAACTCGGGCAGTCGGGCCGGCTGGAACTGGGCGACGGCACCACCGTGGGCCCACGCCAGCTGCTGGGCCTGGAGCTGAACCCACGCGCCGCCGCCATCGCCGACGTGGTGCTGCGCATCGGCTACTTGCAGTGGCACCTGCGCACCTACGGCCTCACCCAGCTGCGCGAGCCGCTGCTGGATGACTACCAGAATATTCAGCAGCAGGATGCCGTGCTGAGCTATGACGGGCCGGACTTCGCCAACGCCCGCCCGGCCGTGTGGCCAGAAGCTGATTTCATTGTGGGCAACCCGCCTTTTGTGGGAGCGAGCCGAATGCGCGACGCGTTAGGTGATGCGTATACATTGGCCCTGCGGAAAACCTACGCTGGAAAGGTCACCGAGTCGGCCGACCTAGTGATGTTCTGGTGGCAGCGGGCTGCTGCCGAAGTGCAGGCCGGCCGGACCGAGCGGTTTGGCTTCATCACTACTAACAGTCTACGCCAAACCTTCAACCGGCGTGTGATGCAGCCCTTTTTGGACGGTGAGCAACCGGCATTAGCGCTCACTTTCGCTATTCCTGACCACCCGTGGGTAGATAGCGCCGATGGGGCTGCCGTGCGCGTAGCTTTCACCGTAGCGCAAAGCTCTGTCCGGGCATCTACTACAGGTCAATTGTTGCAGGTGCTAACAGAGAAAGCAGTAGACGGCGACGATGCAGCCGAAGTAACATTTGGGAGTGAAGAAGGTCGTATCCAGCCTGATTTGACAATCGGAGCCGACCTAGACAGCGTAACGACTTTGCAGGCCAACGATGGCCTAGCTAATCGTGGAGTCAGCCTATTTGGGGCTGGGTTTATAGTAACACCTGCGCAAGCAACCAGAATAGGTTTAGGCTCGGTGCAGGGACTAGAAAAGCACATTGTTCATTATCGCCATGGCCGCGACTTAACCGACAAACCACGGGGCGTATTGGTGGTCGATATGTTTGGACTGACTGATGCACAAGTGTTGAGCCAATACCCAGCGGTTTATCAGCATTTATGGGAAAAGGTTAAGCCAGAGCGCGACTTGAATAATCGCCCATCACGCCGGGATAATTGGTGGCTATTTGGCGAAACTAACCCCAAGCTACGCAAGATGTTAGCTGCTTTGCCCCGCTACGTTGCTACTGTTGAAACAGCAAAGCACAGGTTCTTCCAATTTCTTGACGCGAGCATTTTGCCAGATAATATGCTGGTAGCCATAGCGCTGGATGATGCCTTTTATCTAGGCGTATTGTCAAGCCGTGCTCATGTCGTTTGGGCATTAGCTGCTGGCGGCACACTGGAAGACCGTCCACGCTACAATAAGACCCGCTGCTTCGACCCCTTTCCATTTCCCGCCGCCACCGAGGCCCAGCAAGCCCGCATCCGCGAACTGGCCGAAACCCTCGACGCGCATCGCAAGCGCCAGCAGGCCCGGCACCCCAGCCTCACGCTCACTGACCTCTACAACGTGGTAGAGAAGCTGCGCGCTGGCCAACCCCTCACGGCCAAGGAGCAAATCACCCATGAGCACGGCTTGGCTGCCGTGGTGCTCAGCCTGCACCAGCAGCTCGACGCGGCCGTGGCCGAAGCCTATGGCTGGCCCGCCGACCTGCCCGAGACCGACATTCTCACTCACCTGGTGCAACTCAACCACGCCCGCCAGCAGGAAGAAGCCGCCGGCACCATCCGCTACTTGCGCCCCGCCTACCAGGCCCCCGACGAGCAGCAGGCTACCCTCACGCTACCGGCCGCCGCTGCCACGCCCACCGTGGCCGCCGAAACCGGCCCGCAGCCCTGGCCCGCTGGCCTGGCCCAACAGATGCAGGCCGTGCGCGGCCTCGTACAGCAGGCTGCGCAACCGCTGAGCAGCGCCCAAGTGGCGGCCCGCTTCCGGGGTAGCAGCGCTAAAAAGGTGCAGCCCTTACTCGATACGCTGGCCCTGATGGCGCTGGTGCGCTTCGTGGAAGAGGAGAATAAGTACGCCGCTTAG
- a CDS encoding Piwi domain-containing protein: MKSNFYPIGFDFEEFDVQRVAYQDGRLPQLRQQYNATHSFFRRGDFIYISPGTPDAATLGSTVRLAIRDEPEVVSSLIKHVFFRAVKNAQPNLRPEFYPFRFAARRAELDLAWQQVPQPLQGILTFKRITEVQFRNHADANGQVIFGALINHRYRWNLDRTCQDLVESGFDLVSREVTGTQAPDYADGVVAPEISLLGPVRQVADGTATVDTSTGPVSYPLAELHLHNSRDNITAFLAWSIGELRAESIMRSIKDLEAQKLKLFTVMSEIEAIGRWLGALEYRNYDSFGFRISLDNSVTTPSGFALSEPSLIFDLSKTRVHTQPSQGLNIYGPYSRSTGFSTNTPRVLVVFHRQHAGDFTKFLADLRDGIPGHGWFASGMVSKYRLTSMSFHIEELTDYSVAEYLAAIDRGVRKEDTPFDLAILETADSFRRLPNEDNPYFRAKAHLYMQGTAVQFIKPETVRAPTYTIDGIALQLYAKLGGTPWTIPVDQSVDRELVIGIGSAILRRNHYAGAAQTRYVGISTFFAADGKYLTNSRTRNVPYEEYFDELLRNLKDALDRLSNEYSWNAQDRIRLIFHIFKPIKNLEVDVVSRLVAEYPQYDIRFAFVTLVERHPYILYDEQQSGTNGKGAHVPSRGYTLPLGPRQCLVNLLGTREVRTARHGSPTPILVRIHDQSTFLDLQYIVQQVFKFSRLSFRTFGPSETPATLLYANLLTRQLKDLRAVPGWNSTTASAQLREKKWFL; encoded by the coding sequence ATGAAATCCAACTTTTACCCGATTGGTTTTGACTTTGAAGAGTTTGATGTGCAGCGGGTTGCTTATCAAGATGGGCGGCTGCCACAGCTTCGACAACAATATAACGCCACGCATTCCTTCTTCCGGCGGGGCGATTTCATTTATATCTCGCCCGGTACGCCCGATGCAGCTACGCTGGGCTCCACAGTTCGATTAGCTATTCGAGATGAGCCGGAAGTGGTGAGCTCATTAATTAAGCACGTCTTTTTTCGGGCCGTCAAAAACGCGCAGCCCAACTTGCGGCCCGAATTCTATCCATTTCGGTTCGCAGCTCGTCGTGCTGAACTAGATTTAGCTTGGCAGCAGGTGCCCCAGCCCCTGCAAGGTATCCTTACGTTCAAGCGCATCACAGAGGTGCAGTTTCGGAACCACGCCGATGCGAACGGCCAAGTAATATTCGGGGCACTCATCAATCACCGATATCGCTGGAACCTAGACCGTACCTGCCAGGACTTGGTCGAGTCTGGATTTGATTTGGTGAGTCGAGAAGTAACCGGTACGCAGGCCCCTGACTATGCCGATGGGGTGGTGGCCCCCGAGATTTCCCTGCTGGGGCCAGTGCGGCAAGTGGCTGATGGCACCGCTACGGTCGATACCAGTACTGGCCCCGTGAGCTATCCCTTGGCTGAATTGCATCTGCACAACTCCCGCGATAATATCACGGCATTTCTCGCCTGGAGTATCGGCGAGTTACGGGCCGAGAGCATCATGCGAAGCATTAAAGACCTAGAAGCTCAGAAGTTAAAGCTCTTCACGGTGATGAGCGAAATCGAGGCCATTGGGCGCTGGTTAGGGGCACTAGAATACCGCAACTACGATTCCTTTGGATTCCGCATCAGTTTGGACAATTCTGTAACCACGCCTAGCGGATTTGCCCTGAGTGAGCCCAGCTTAATATTTGACCTCAGCAAGACGCGGGTGCACACGCAGCCTTCGCAAGGCTTAAACATATACGGGCCCTACAGCCGGTCCACGGGTTTTTCGACCAACACGCCGCGGGTGCTCGTGGTGTTTCACCGGCAGCACGCTGGCGATTTCACCAAGTTTCTGGCTGACCTGCGCGATGGCATTCCTGGCCACGGCTGGTTTGCTAGTGGCATGGTCAGTAAGTATCGCCTGACCTCGATGTCGTTCCACATTGAGGAACTAACCGACTACTCGGTAGCTGAATACCTGGCTGCCATCGACCGGGGCGTCCGTAAGGAAGACACGCCGTTTGACCTAGCCATTCTGGAAACGGCCGACAGCTTTCGCCGCCTACCCAACGAGGACAACCCGTACTTCCGGGCCAAGGCTCATTTGTATATGCAAGGCACGGCGGTGCAGTTCATCAAGCCAGAAACCGTCAGGGCCCCCACGTACACGATTGACGGCATCGCGCTTCAACTCTACGCCAAGCTGGGGGGCACGCCCTGGACCATTCCGGTCGACCAGAGCGTGGACCGCGAGCTGGTGATTGGTATCGGCAGCGCTATTCTAAGGCGCAACCACTACGCGGGCGCCGCTCAAACCCGCTATGTGGGTATCAGCACCTTCTTCGCAGCCGATGGCAAGTACTTGACGAACAGTCGCACCCGCAACGTGCCTTATGAGGAGTATTTCGATGAACTGCTGCGCAACCTCAAGGATGCGTTAGACCGGCTCTCCAACGAGTACAGCTGGAATGCGCAGGACCGCATCCGGTTGATATTCCACATCTTCAAGCCCATCAAAAACCTGGAGGTGGACGTCGTTTCGCGCCTCGTGGCCGAATACCCGCAGTACGACATTCGCTTTGCGTTCGTAACGCTGGTCGAGCGGCACCCCTACATTCTTTACGATGAGCAGCAGTCGGGGACTAACGGTAAGGGCGCCCACGTGCCCAGCCGGGGCTACACCCTGCCCCTAGGGCCCCGGCAGTGCCTAGTGAACCTGCTCGGCACCCGCGAAGTGCGCACCGCCCGGCACGGCTCGCCCACGCCCATCCTAGTCCGCATTCACGACCAATCAACTTTCCTGGACCTTCAGTACATCGTGCAGCAGGTATTCAAGTTCAGCCGCTTGTCATTTCGCACGTTCGGGCCAAGCGAAACGCCGGCTACGCTGCTCTACGCCAACCTGCTTACGCGCCAGCTTAAGGACTTGCGCGCGGTGCCCGGCTGGAACTCCACGACTGCCAGCGCCCAACTCCGGGAAAAGAAATGGTTTCTGTAG
- a CDS encoding tyrosine-type recombinase/integrase, with protein sequence MEKSSALVTPLPATPQLPAHLVAPTSRYIESGLRGAANTVRAYAGDWARFSAWCQTHQMEPLPASVEALAGFLTELAEAGKKVATIQRHTAAIAKAHELAGLDSPTADKKIKVLLKGIAREKKTRIKQAAAFTLATFKRTIKSIDVSTPTGLRNRALLLLGFTGAFRRSELEALNIEHLAFDEDGLVVSLDQSKTNQLGQAEEKAIFYSPDSALCPIRSLQAWLRVLDRTEGCVFVSLRKNQQLTTRRMTTKYINLITQQYLGTGYTAHSLRASFVTVSKLNGADDSKVMNQTKHKTSAMIRRYTRLDNVRQHNSAKELGL encoded by the coding sequence ATGGAAAAATCGTCTGCCCTCGTCACCCCACTGCCAGCCACACCTCAACTACCGGCTCACTTGGTTGCTCCTACCAGTCGCTATATCGAGTCGGGTTTGCGTGGGGCAGCTAACACCGTTCGCGCCTATGCTGGCGACTGGGCTCGCTTTTCTGCTTGGTGCCAAACTCATCAAATGGAACCACTGCCTGCCTCAGTTGAAGCGCTGGCTGGGTTTCTTACCGAACTAGCTGAAGCTGGTAAAAAGGTTGCCACCATTCAGCGCCACACGGCCGCCATCGCCAAGGCCCACGAGTTGGCCGGCCTGGACTCGCCCACGGCCGACAAGAAAATTAAGGTGCTTCTTAAAGGCATTGCCCGCGAAAAGAAAACCCGCATCAAGCAGGCCGCGGCCTTTACCCTGGCCACCTTCAAGCGCACGATTAAAAGCATCGACGTCTCGACGCCCACCGGCCTGCGCAACCGGGCCCTGCTGCTGCTGGGCTTCACGGGCGCTTTTCGGCGCTCGGAACTGGAAGCGCTTAATATCGAGCACCTGGCTTTTGACGAGGACGGACTCGTCGTGTCGCTCGACCAGAGCAAGACCAACCAACTGGGCCAGGCCGAGGAAAAAGCTATCTTCTATTCTCCCGACTCGGCCCTGTGCCCTATTCGCTCGCTGCAGGCCTGGCTGCGGGTGCTCGACCGGACCGAAGGCTGCGTGTTTGTCTCGCTGCGCAAGAACCAGCAACTCACCACGCGGCGCATGACGACCAAGTATATCAACCTGATTACCCAGCAGTATTTAGGCACGGGTTACACGGCCCACTCCTTGCGCGCTTCCTTTGTCACCGTGTCCAAGCTCAACGGGGCCGACGACAGCAAGGTCATGAACCAGACCAAGCACAAGACCAGTGCGATGATTCGCCGCTATACTCGCCTCGACAACGTGCGCCAGCACAACTCAGCAAAGGAGTTAGGGCTGTAA